One Pigmentibacter ruber genomic window, AAGCCCTACTTTTAGATACCCCTGGAATTCACAAATCTGATAATCTTCCAAAAATGAATCAAGTAATGAATAAGGTAGCATGGAGTGTTTTAAAAGATGCGGACTTGGTTTGCTACTTGATTGACGTAACTAATGGTTGGCATGAAGAAGATACCCTTTGGTTAGATGGAATTTTAAAAAAGTTTGAGAAAAAGCTTCTAGTCCTTGCAACTAAAACAGATAAGGTTAAGATAGAGGAAGTAGAGCACGGAAGGCAAAATATTGTAAATCGATTTCATGACCTGATTGAAGGTGTCAAATCAGTATCTGAATTAAAATGCCAATTAATTGGGGATTTCCCATTGATGGTCTCATCTAAGCGACCTACAGAAGTTGCGTCTCTTAGAAATTATATTTTATCTCAGATGCCTGAAGGTGAATGGCTTTTTGGTGAAGATGATCTCACTGATAGGCCACAAAGATTTGTCTGCGCTGAAATTATTCGTGAACAAATTTTTCGCCAATTAGGTCAAGAGCTTCCTTATAAAATTGCAGTCGTAATCGATATATTTGAAAACAAAAATAATGTTACAAATATTTCTGCTACTATTGTGGTTGAACGTGATTCTCATAAGGGAATCGTGATAGGTAAAAAAGGTTCTAGACTAAAAAGTATTGGAACTGATGCAAGAATTTCTTTGGAAAGACATCTTGATAGAAAGGTGTTTTTAGAACTTTTTGTTAAAGTTAAATCTGGTTGGACCGAGAACTTAAATATGCTTTCAGAATATGCTGATTTGCAAGATCCTAATGATGTAAATTAATTAAAAGCTTACCATCTAGGAACAATTTTCCTTTTCAGTTGCTTTTAAGAACTTGTTTTAAGAGTTCAATTATGGGATTGTATATGAAGTGAGAAAATCTCTCCTTCTATATGTTCAAGTTTTTTAATTGCATAGGAATTTTTTTATTGAGATTCTGCCTGAATTTTTAAATTATTAAATAACTTTTTTGTTTCTTTATATTTGGAGTATCGTCGTGATTAATTTTCACTCTCGTAGGTATGTTTCTTTGTCCCTTTTTGAAGAAAGTTCAAAAGATACTATGTTAGAATCCGCACCTGTTAAACGTGGTAGAGGTCGTCCTCCCAAGTTAAAAGCTATAGCAAATGAAATTTCTGATAAAAATGAAAATACCAATGAAAGTTTTATGCCTTCAACTTTTCCGAGTGAAACTGAATTAAATCCTTTAAAAGAAATGGAGAATATTGTGGCACTAAGTCCCGCGGAAGATAGTTTGGAAGAAGTTGCTTCTACTGAGGAAGTAAATTCAGAAAATGGTTGGGAAACAGAGCAAAATAATTCTTTTGATTTAGAAGATGATTCTCAGATTTTCGAGGAAAACTATGATGAATCTTTTGGCGATGAAGAAGCACCAGAGGTAAGAGATTTTTCTCAAAATTCTGTAAATGTCTCTTTTTCATGGTCACTCATGAATCAATTAAGACAAATGTCTAAAATGGAAGGCATTTCAGTTGAAGATTTGTTGGTTGAATTGGTTGCAGAAGGTGTTACAAAAAGAGTTTTTGAAGATCAATCTAGACCTACTCCAAGTCATTTAATGACAAGAACTGGCTATGTTCACTCAGATGGTACTCAAACTAGCCCTCAACCGCATTTGAGCCATCACATGATGAATAATTCTCGCCAACAACAAAATAATGTACAAAATAGAAATAGATTTGGTTTTCAACAAAGAAATCAGCAGCACACTTCGCAAAATATGAACAATAGAAATAATGTAAATAGAAATTATCAACAAAATAATTCTAGACAACAAAATTTAGGACAAAATGGATTTAGAAACCAATATCAAAATAATAATTCTCAACAACAACGATTTAATAATACAAGATCTAATAATTACCAAAATACCCAACGTTTTTATGATGAACAATCTACAAACACAAATAATAATCAATACAATAGACAACAACGTGATAACAATAAACGCTAAATAATTATGGCAAAAAAAATAGTAATAACTGGTGGAATTGGATCAGGAAAGTCATTGCTATCAAAAATGCTTGCAAAACGCGGATATTGTGTTTGGGATGCAGACATTATTTCGCGCGAGGTTTTGTTTTATCCAGCAGTTCAAGCTAGAATAAAATCTATTTTTGGTGAAGAAGTTTTTGTAAGCAATGGAATTTTGAATAGAGAATTTGTTAGAAACCTTATATTTTCTGATCCTAAACTAAAAAAATTATTTGAAAAAATTATGCATCCGGCTATGAATGAGCACTTTAATTTAAAATTTCAATCAATAAATAAGTTGGCTCCTACAGCATGGGTTTTTTATGAAGCTTCTTTAATTTTAGAACTTAATAGGAAAGCGGATTTTGATTTTTGTATTGTAGTCACTGCGCAAGAAGATATAAAATTAAGTAGATTAAAAGAAAATAGAAATTTAGATGAAGTTGCTGCAAAAAAAATTATGGCATCACAAATGCCTGATAATGAAAAAATTTCCTATGCAGATTATGTTATTGACAACTCTTCATCTATTGAAAATCTCGAAAAAAATGTAGAAAAACTAATTCATTTATTAACTTTAAAATTATGTGTTTAAATAATTGACATATTGATTATTATCTATTCTTTAATAATTCTTTTTTATCTTGTATTCTAAAATTAATTTAATGAAAATGAGGTTTTCCTTAAATGTTTGAAGTTTCTTGCGCCTCTTGTCAAGCTTCTTTTGATTATAGTCCAGATGATTACATTCATCTCTGTCCATTTTGTTCGGCAGGATTTATTATTGATCCTGATGAAGGTGCAAAAGACTTAATAGGTGATCATTATATCATACCATCTACAATTCAAAAAGAAAATTTAGAAAGTATTTTTAATGAATGGATAACAAAAAGGTATCATAATCCTGGGAAAATAAAGAGTGAATTTAGTATTCTCGGGTCATATGGAATCATTTTGCCTTACTGGGTAATCTCTGCAGAAGCGCATACTTTTTGGAGTGGGCATAGTGCCAAAAAGAATTTATATCCTGGTAGAGTTCGTGATTTGGCTTCAGGATTTATAAAAGAAGAAGGCCGTTTTAGTCGGCGTTATAGATGGGCAATTCTAGCTAGAAAATCTCCTAAAGAACATTGGGGTTTGGAGCGTCTACATCATCCTAGAGAAAGTGTGAATGTTGATTGGGAAGGCTTTCCTTTAGATGAAACAATGGGTGTTCAAGACGAGGGTTTAAAACCAATTTATGAAGCAAAAGTACCTTTTAAATATGAACAAACAAATGAAATAGCTGTAGCTAGCATTCAAACCAGAGAAACTTCCGCTGTAGCTAGAGCAAAAGATCAAATTAATGAGTATCATAGAAGAATGGTAAAAACCAAAGTTGGTACTTTATATGAACATAGAACAGAAATAGAAGTTGTTGGATTACATATTGTTCATATTCCCTTTTGGTATATTCGCTATTCTTTCTCACCTAAAAGTTTATTTAAATTTTTCACTACAGTCAGAGAAAGAAGAATTCTCATTCAAGGATATACAAAAGCAGTTCTTGATGCTGAATTGCCTCTTAATAATTCAGATAAAGTTATGACAAATATTGTTGTTTGTGGAATTTTAGGATTTGTTTCGCTTACATTATCAGTTTTTATTCATCCTCTTTTTTATCTTTTGTTTGTTTTGTTTTTAATAATTATTGGTTTATCAACTTGGAAAATTATAAATAGGGAAAAAGTAGATCCAGAAACCATAAAAGGTTATGAAAATAGTGAACCTGCTGGTAGTTAATATATTATTTAGGAATAATTTTTAAGTAATTTTAATAACCTTACCGCATTTTTTTCTGAATTATTGTAAAGATTTTTACTGAATTCAACATTTCCACAACGAAAGAAAAATGCTTTTTTCAAGTCTTCATGAAGAAAATGACACAACCATCCAATTTGTCCATACTCAGCATGAGTTTCAATACCTGTTAAATAAAAATCTTTTTTGATTTTTGTTCTATATATATTTATATTTGATAGTACAAAACAACTTATAATTTGTAAGAAACCCCTTTCGCTACAATATTGAATTACTTTATCTAGGTAATCATTATAAATACCATAAGTTCTATATTCTCTTTTTACAATAGCATGGCGCATATAATAGATATCTACAGATTTTTGTTCTCCGCGAAATAATGCTATTGTTAAGTTACCATCCATTACTTTGATATAATTCTCAATTTTGTTGAATTGGTAACGTTCTTCTAGCAATTGTCTTTTTATTCTTTGTTCTTCGGACAATAATGCTTCGCGAATAAAAGTCATCTTATTCAGTTCTTCATTGGGAAACTCATCATAAAAAATTTCCCAATACTCTTTAGGAGAAATTCTTTCTACTTTATATTTGTTTAAAATTCCATTTTTGAAAATATTGTCAAAAACCAAATCCATTTGGTCTCCTTCCAGGTTATAAATTCAATTTAATATATATAGAAATAGTATTGGAATAAATGCTTGAGATGAGTTTTTTGTATTATTTTGTAAGATATAGAAATTTATGTATTTTGTTTTTTAGAATTATTCTAAATATTTTTTAAAGAAAGGATCATTTAACTTCTTGTGTTGGATATATTTGCTGTACCAGGAAGAATTTCAAAATTTGGTTCAAATTTATCCAGCATTGAATTTATCTGAGCTAAAATTTCTTTATCCCCTGTAACGATTAATTTTCCTTCTTTAATTTTAGTTGCAAAAGTACTTTTACCGGTAATAATTTCTTCTAAATCAGCCCTATTAATTGTCATTGAAAGGTGGGGGTTATCAGCTAAAAAACCCTTAATATTTGTTAGAGAAGAATTGCTTAATTCTATAACAAATTTTTCATTGTTATCAGGTGTAGTTAAGTTAATTATATAGTTTTTTCCTTCTGCTTTTGCACTATTTAAACGAATTGCCATATAGTCGAACCAAAGCTCAGTTGGCATAGCTGCTATCATATCTGTACTTGTAGATTTTCCTTTTCCACCTGAAGGAATTCCAGTTCTGAGTTCTAGAGAAGCTGCTAAAAAACTATTTCTTAGGCTTGTGCTTTCTTGTTGATAGCCAATTTGTTCAAATACATCAGCTAATAAAAATTTTGCTTCTGTATTTTGTGGTTGAGCATAAATTAACTTATTTAAAATTTCTGCTGCAAAAAAGTATTTTCCTTCATTAGATAACTGGTTTGCTTTTAGCATTATTTTTTCAGCTCCACCCATCATTTCAACATAAAGAGGGGCAGAATCTTTTGGAGACAAAGGTAACAATGTGGCGGGATTAGCATCCCAGTATCCAAGATAACGATTGATTACAGCGCGACTATTATGCGCTACAGAACCATGGTAACTTCTAGCAGCCCATTGATTTTGCAGACTTTTAGGTGGCTTATATTCGTTATGAATTTGATTAATTGTTACACCTTTATTTGCTAAATTTAAAACACCATTATTTAAATTAGCGTAAACGTCTCGTTGTGTCCGCATATATTCTTGAATACGTGCGTTACCCCATTTGGGCCAATTGTGTGAAGCAAACATCACTTCAGCTTGTTTTCCATATCTGTACAAAGATTCATTAATATGTTTTGACCAACTTAATGCATCTCTTACTAATGCTCCTCTTAAAGTATAAATATTATGAACAGTACTTGTAATATTTTCAGCTGCCCAAAATGCTTTTAATTCAGGGAAATAAATATTCATTTCAGCAGGGGCTTCGGTTCCTGGTGTGTTTTGAAATTCTAGTTTAACCCCATCAATTATCATAGTTTCAAAATTATTTGTTACTATGTAATTTGGAGCAATTAAACCAACTGTACCTGCTGAAGTCATTTTTCCAATGGCCTGGTCTACATGTCCTTGCTCATTTCTTGGGAGATAAAGACCATATTGATAAAACAGTCTCCTGTTCATTGCATTTCCTGCATAAACATTTTCGGAAACTGCTGCCTCCATAAATCCTTTGGGAGCTATGACCTTAATACTTCCATTTCGAGCGTCATTTTCATTAATTACACCGTGCACTCCTCCAAAATGATCGCTATGTGAGTGAGAGTATATAACTGCTTTTATGGGAAGAGTTCCAAAGTAATTATTTAATAAATTTAATGCCGCTTGAGCGGTTTCCTTGGATGTTAACACATCTATCAATATCCAACCATTTTGTGTTCTAATAGCAGTTAAATTTGCTAAATCATATCCTCTTATTTGATAAATTTTGTTTGGAATAACTTCAAATAATCCATATTCCATATTTAGTACAGCCTGTCTGTATAAAGAAGGATGAATGCTACTTGTATTAGTTAATGTCTTTAAAAAATCATAAAAATGAAAATCCCAAATAATATTCCCATTACTCCCTTTTATAAACCTATCGTTCGGCTTTGCTAATAGCCCTTTAATAGATTCCTCATAGTCTCTACGATCACTAAAAGGTAAAGTTGATTTTTGTTGTTCTTGATAATTTATTGTGAAGTTTGAGGGGGGTTTAGATTGATTGTTATACTTTGGAGGTTGCAAAGGTTTTTTCATTGTGAACTTATTTCTTTTAGAATTCATGTTTTCTGGAAAAGCAGATATAGGTATTAGTAAGAAAGAATTTATAATTAATGGGGCTAATATAAATGGACAAAACTTTTTTAGCATAATTTCATTCCTTTAAATATTAAGCAAATAGGAAACAGAATTTATTACATAATCCAAAAAGGATAAAAACTCAATAAAATTAAAATATTATGTTAATTTTTGGAGTAAATTTTTGAGTTCTTCTTTGCTATCAAAAAAAACTCTTAGTTCCCCTTGACCCTGTCTGTTAAAAGAAACTCGGCAATGTAAATTTATTTTATTTTTTATTAAATTTTCTAATTTAATTGCTTCTTGTAATTGCAAATTAGGGTTAGTCTTTATTAATTTAAATTTTTTTAAAATATTATTTTTTTTCTTGGTAGTTAAATTTGGTTTTGTTCCTTTACCTAATTCAATCATTCTTTTAACTTCAGTTCTTAGTTTTTTGAAATTATCTTTTTCACATTGGTTTCTTTTTGCAGCAAAGGTATCGATTAAAATTTTCCTTGAAAATAATTCAGGGTACATTTGAATTTCTTGTTTTAATGACTCTGGGATTCTTGCTAGCCAGATTGCTCTGCTGATGGTTTGGGGGTTTTGTTTTTCTTCATGAGCTATCTCACAAATTGATTTGCCACTAATAAAAGCATTCCTCCAGGATTCACCCAAGGAAAAAAATCTAACTCCAGAAAGTCTTGTAGACATCTTAATCCCCCATTCCTTAAAAAGTCATCTTTTTCTAATCTTAATATTAAATTAAATTAGAATATATAAGCTTAAATTAAAAAATGTAAACATAAAAATAAAAATTTAAGGATTTTTTTAGATAAAATAGAATAATTCTAATTTTAAAACTATATTAAGTTACTTTAATTATTATTTTGTCTTTTTTAATTTTCTACAATTAAATACAATTATATAAATACTTATTTATGATAGATATCCAAAATAAAAAACAATAAAAAAATTAGAAATTTTATAATTCTATGTTAAATTTATTTTTATAAATTTTAATTTTTTTTGTGAAGGATAATATGGAAATAAAAGAGGATAAATTAAAACCTGTTTTGGGAACATTTCAACTTTGGGGTATTGCTGTAGGACTTGTTATTTCTGGAGAGTATTTTGGTTGGAGTTATGGTTGGGGTAGCGCAGGAACTTTAGGATTCTTAATTACTTTTTTTCTAATATCATCTTTGTACTTTACTTTCATATTTAGTTTTACAGAATTATCAACAGCAATTCCTCATGCAGGAGGGCCATTTGCCTATGCTAAAAGAGC contains:
- the era gene encoding GTPase Era, coding for MTKNCGYVALLGRPNAGKSTLLNALLGTKLAVVSNKPQTTRNKILGVCSEGNSQALLLDTPGIHKSDNLPKMNQVMNKVAWSVLKDADLVCYLIDVTNGWHEEDTLWLDGILKKFEKKLLVLATKTDKVKIEEVEHGRQNIVNRFHDLIEGVKSVSELKCQLIGDFPLMVSSKRPTEVASLRNYILSQMPEGEWLFGEDDLTDRPQRFVCAEIIREQIFRQLGQELPYKIAVVIDIFENKNNVTNISATIVVERDSHKGIVIGKKGSRLKSIGTDARISLERHLDRKVFLELFVKVKSGWTENLNMLSEYADLQDPNDVN
- the coaE gene encoding dephospho-CoA kinase (Dephospho-CoA kinase (CoaE) performs the final step in coenzyme A biosynthesis.), which translates into the protein MAKKIVITGGIGSGKSLLSKMLAKRGYCVWDADIISREVLFYPAVQARIKSIFGEEVFVSNGILNREFVRNLIFSDPKLKKLFEKIMHPAMNEHFNLKFQSINKLAPTAWVFYEASLILELNRKADFDFCIVVTAQEDIKLSRLKENRNLDEVAAKKIMASQMPDNEKISYADYVIDNSSSIENLEKNVEKLIHLLTLKLCV
- a CDS encoding alkyl/aryl-sulfatase, coding for MKKPLQPPKYNNQSKPPSNFTINYQEQQKSTLPFSDRRDYEESIKGLLAKPNDRFIKGSNGNIIWDFHFYDFLKTLTNTSSIHPSLYRQAVLNMEYGLFEVIPNKIYQIRGYDLANLTAIRTQNGWILIDVLTSKETAQAALNLLNNYFGTLPIKAVIYSHSHSDHFGGVHGVINENDARNGSIKVIAPKGFMEAAVSENVYAGNAMNRRLFYQYGLYLPRNEQGHVDQAIGKMTSAGTVGLIAPNYIVTNNFETMIIDGVKLEFQNTPGTEAPAEMNIYFPELKAFWAAENITSTVHNIYTLRGALVRDALSWSKHINESLYRYGKQAEVMFASHNWPKWGNARIQEYMRTQRDVYANLNNGVLNLANKGVTINQIHNEYKPPKSLQNQWAARSYHGSVAHNSRAVINRYLGYWDANPATLLPLSPKDSAPLYVEMMGGAEKIMLKANQLSNEGKYFFAAEILNKLIYAQPQNTEAKFLLADVFEQIGYQQESTSLRNSFLAASLELRTGIPSGGKGKSTSTDMIAAMPTELWFDYMAIRLNSAKAEGKNYIINLTTPDNNEKFVIELSNSSLTNIKGFLADNPHLSMTINRADLEEIITGKSTFATKIKEGKLIVTGDKEILAQINSMLDKFEPNFEILPGTANISNTRS